One region of Pseudomonas sp. ABC1 genomic DNA includes:
- a CDS encoding TonB-dependent siderophore receptor: MHAFVPSQPTHHPARIRYLLLCGLAGSLSAQAAPSETVLDTVSVISTGNRSNTLTVADSPSPIDIISGEQIRKTGKASLREALGRIVPSFSAPAQSGGGTSNSVRPVSIRGLSGDHLLVLVNGKRRHNTAVYNNFARIASGSVPVDLDLIPTSAIERIELLRDGASAQYGSDAIAGVLNIILKRQDSGGSASITTGQQEDKPGDLTQTGINGGFALGDNGGFFNTSLDIRLQGPSYTAGDAQGSWYYPVLNGQSVPFGTPGATADPREESVDRLLEKGYGRSNRDKVYNLSYNAELPINDVTLYSFATYSDRNIVDTRGSFRATNVSSIPEIYPDGFHAQRLIDEKDLQIALGGKGDLAGWAYDLSTTYGKDDVRLGAQNTLNASIGPTSKTSFYLGAQEFQQWTTNLDITRPFEIGLPKPLQLSAGIEHRWEKYLQGAGEPDSYRDGGYEYPLGHPRATQKPSPGLQSFTGTSPGDAGSLDRDSYAFYIDAGSNLTERLYTSAAFRFEHYDDSSGNTVSGKLSSRYELTPGLALRGTFNTGFRAPSLAQQIFSVTQNTGVLQADGTTRTIQARYLPPGSAEAQALGGKDLEPEKSTNFSVGLSWEPARNARITLDAYRIEIKDRIVKSEIIQVSNTYSAQYNLNGVDSRTDGIDLVSELHSDYGRFGQVRWSALYSHNRTSIRDIKENGAAALLGSNYVTFGHQAQTDLTQGSPRDKLVLGGNWHIGDFITDLRLTRYGKYTEAGTTAAADKQFSAKWITDLDVTYLITDNLSVAVGSNNLFGVRPDKQNPNVLRTNLAGNATEINNPDEYGAFSPYGLNGAFYYARLSYDW; encoded by the coding sequence ATGCATGCGTTCGTACCGTCCCAACCCACCCACCATCCGGCTCGAATCCGTTACCTGCTGCTGTGCGGCCTGGCCGGCAGCCTGTCGGCCCAGGCGGCGCCCTCGGAAACCGTACTCGATACCGTCTCGGTGATTTCCACCGGCAACCGCAGCAATACCCTGACCGTGGCCGACAGCCCATCACCCATCGATATCATCAGCGGCGAGCAGATCCGCAAGACCGGCAAGGCCAGCCTGCGCGAAGCGCTGGGCCGCATCGTGCCGTCGTTCAGCGCACCTGCGCAGTCTGGCGGCGGCACCTCCAACTCGGTGCGTCCGGTGTCGATCCGTGGCCTGTCCGGCGATCACCTGCTGGTGCTGGTCAATGGCAAGCGCCGGCACAACACCGCCGTCTACAACAACTTCGCCCGTATCGCCAGCGGCAGCGTGCCAGTGGATCTCGACCTGATCCCCACCTCGGCCATCGAGCGTATCGAGTTGCTGCGTGACGGTGCCTCGGCGCAGTACGGCTCCGACGCCATCGCCGGGGTGCTCAACATCATCCTCAAGCGCCAGGACAGCGGCGGCAGTGCCAGCATCACCACCGGCCAGCAGGAAGACAAACCCGGCGACCTGACCCAGACCGGGATCAACGGCGGCTTCGCCCTTGGCGACAACGGCGGCTTCTTCAACACTTCGCTGGATATCCGCCTGCAGGGGCCGTCCTACACGGCCGGCGATGCCCAGGGTTCGTGGTATTACCCGGTACTGAACGGCCAATCGGTGCCCTTCGGCACGCCCGGCGCCACCGCCGATCCGCGTGAGGAATCGGTCGACCGCCTGCTGGAAAAAGGCTACGGCCGCTCCAACCGCGACAAGGTCTACAACCTCTCGTACAACGCCGAGTTGCCGATCAACGACGTCACCTTGTACTCGTTCGCCACCTACAGCGACCGCAATATCGTCGATACGCGCGGCAGTTTTCGCGCCACCAACGTCTCGTCGATCCCGGAGATCTACCCCGACGGTTTCCACGCGCAACGGCTGATCGACGAGAAGGATTTACAGATCGCCCTCGGCGGCAAAGGCGACCTCGCCGGCTGGGCCTACGACCTTTCCACCACCTACGGCAAGGATGACGTGCGCCTCGGTGCGCAAAACACCCTCAACGCCTCCATCGGCCCGACCAGCAAGACCTCGTTCTACCTCGGCGCCCAGGAGTTCCAGCAGTGGACCACCAACCTGGATATCACCCGCCCGTTCGAGATCGGCCTGCCCAAGCCGCTGCAACTGTCGGCAGGCATCGAGCATCGCTGGGAGAAATACCTGCAAGGCGCCGGCGAACCCGACTCCTACCGCGACGGTGGTTATGAGTATCCGCTTGGGCATCCACGCGCGACGCAGAAACCTTCGCCCGGCCTGCAATCCTTCACCGGCACCTCGCCTGGCGATGCCGGCTCGCTGGACCGCGACAGCTACGCCTTCTACATCGACGCCGGCAGCAACCTCACCGAACGCCTGTACACCAGCGCCGCCTTTCGCTTCGAGCACTACGACGACAGCTCGGGCAACACCGTCAGCGGCAAGCTATCCAGCCGCTATGAGCTGACTCCGGGGCTGGCCCTGCGCGGCACCTTCAATACGGGCTTTCGCGCGCCATCGCTGGCTCAGCAGATATTTTCGGTCACGCAGAACACCGGCGTGCTCCAGGCCGACGGCACCACCCGCACCATCCAGGCACGCTACCTGCCACCCGGCAGCGCCGAGGCTCAGGCGCTCGGCGGCAAAGACCTGGAACCGGAGAAGTCGACCAACTTCAGCGTCGGTCTGTCGTGGGAGCCGGCCCGCAACGCACGCATCACCCTCGACGCCTACCGCATCGAGATCAAGGACCGCATCGTCAAGAGCGAGATCATCCAGGTCAGCAACACCTACTCCGCGCAATACAACCTCAACGGCGTCGACAGCCGCACAGACGGGATCGACCTGGTCAGCGAACTGCACAGCGACTACGGGCGTTTCGGCCAGGTGCGCTGGTCGGCGCTATACAGCCACAACCGCACCAGCATTCGCGACATCAAGGAAAACGGCGCCGCCGCCCTGCTCGGCAGCAACTACGTGACCTTCGGCCACCAGGCGCAGACCGACCTGACCCAGGGCAGCCCGCGCGACAAGCTGGTGCTCGGTGGCAACTGGCACATCGGCGACTTCATCACCGACCTGCGACTGACCCGCTACGGCAAATACACCGAAGCCGGTACAACGGCGGCGGCCGACAAGCAATTCAGTGCCAAGTGGATAACCGACCTCGACGTCACCTACCTGATCACCGACAACCTGTCGGTCGCCGTCGGCTCCAACAACCTGTTTGGCGTACGCCCCGACAAGCAAAACCCGAACGTGCTGCGCACCAACCTGGCCGGTAACGCCACCGAGATCAACAACCCCGACGAGTACGGCGCATTCAGTCCGTACGGCCTCAACGGCGCCTTCTACTACGCGCGCCTTTCCTACGACTGGTAA
- a CDS encoding ferredoxin family protein, with translation MIEVIVQSRCDGCNRCVEVCPGNVFDISAEGHPVIARQVDCQSCYQCELYCTADALYVGHDCERPLGIDEVQALASGTLGQYRRHSGWDEWAGTYSNQQWRMGQVFRRAAGFRSGTIDGLGKP, from the coding sequence ATGATCGAAGTCATCGTCCAGTCGCGCTGCGACGGCTGCAACCGCTGTGTCGAGGTCTGCCCCGGCAACGTGTTCGACATCAGTGCCGAGGGCCATCCCGTCATCGCCCGCCAGGTGGATTGCCAGAGCTGCTACCAGTGCGAGCTGTATTGCACGGCCGACGCCCTCTATGTCGGCCACGACTGCGAACGCCCATTGGGCATCGACGAGGTACAGGCGCTGGCCTCCGGCACCCTCGGCCAGTACCGGCGCCACTCGGGCTGGGACGAATGGGCCGGCACCTACAGCAACCAGCAATGGCGCATGGGCCAGGTGTTCCGCCGTGCCGCCGGCTTTCGCAGCGGCACCATCGATGGTCTCGGCAAGCCATGA
- a CDS encoding TauD/TfdA family dioxygenase, with the protein MPAENVVALASTLKVTQLEPTVGAEITGVDLGKPLSPNQRDEIHALLLKHKVIFFRDQHISSEQQIAFAAQFGELYEHPTTQKQDSNKPQAHLILAREAREAYGNAPKGRWHTDTSWLLKPTYGAVLRAVSLPELGGDTVWADAGLVYRELSDELKARIDNLYVTHNFKSSLDKVGYAYPILAHPLVRTHPETGEDTLFINFSMSPQVIGWSVEESRALVAELLKAFSNPEYHVRFKWTEGSVAFWDNRALLHYPVYNYGEFERVMERVLIADDDIPHRVRPGART; encoded by the coding sequence ATGCCCGCAGAAAATGTCGTCGCACTCGCCTCCACACTCAAGGTCACGCAGCTGGAGCCCACGGTCGGCGCGGAAATCACCGGTGTCGATCTGGGCAAGCCGCTCAGCCCGAACCAGCGTGACGAGATCCACGCCCTGCTGCTCAAGCACAAGGTGATTTTCTTCCGCGACCAGCACATCAGCAGCGAACAGCAGATCGCTTTCGCCGCGCAATTCGGCGAGTTGTACGAACACCCGACCACCCAAAAGCAGGACAGCAACAAACCCCAGGCGCACCTGATCCTCGCCCGCGAAGCACGCGAGGCCTACGGCAATGCGCCCAAGGGCCGCTGGCACACCGATACCAGCTGGCTGCTCAAGCCGACCTACGGCGCGGTGCTGCGCGCCGTGTCGCTACCTGAACTCGGCGGCGATACCGTATGGGCCGATGCCGGGCTGGTCTATCGCGAGCTGTCGGATGAGTTGAAAGCGCGTATCGACAACCTCTACGTCACCCACAACTTCAAGTCGTCGCTGGACAAGGTCGGCTACGCCTACCCGATCCTCGCCCACCCGTTGGTGCGCACCCATCCGGAGACTGGCGAGGACACACTGTTCATCAACTTCTCCATGTCGCCCCAGGTGATCGGCTGGTCGGTGGAAGAAAGCCGCGCCCTGGTCGCCGAACTGCTCAAGGCGTTCAGCAACCCCGAATACCACGTGCGTTTCAAATGGACCGAGGGCAGCGTGGCGTTCTGGGACAACCGCGCCCTGCTGCACTACCCGGTCTATAACTACGGCGAATTCGAGCGAGTGATGGAGCGTGTGCTGATC
- a CDS encoding LLM class flavin-dependent oxidoreductase — MSKRQIRLGAMIHGVGHGWGEWRHPDARADASVDFSFYKRQAQLAEAAKFDFAFIADSLHIHEKSSPHYLNRFEPLTVLSGLAAVTEHIGLVATITVSYTEPFQVARQLASLDHISGGRAGWNVVTSWLSGTADNFGKAEHPPHALRYRIAREHVEVVKGLWDSWEDDAFVRDKTSGTFFTPGKLHTLGHQGEFFTVKGPLNIARSPQGQPLIFQAGTSEDGREFAARNADAIFVSPESFEEARDYYQDLKRRAAEAGRNPDDLYILPGIRPIVGRDEQDVEERYRQAVELVSLDEAITALGRPFNDYDFSAHDPDAPFPAQDSLAALGKESSRGFAERILKLVAEENPTLREVALRVAQPRRDFVGTAQQVADALQHWFEQGAADGFIVNSLLPDGLEKFTELVVPVLQERGLLRREYSGKTLRDNFGLAVPANRNTLRRTQGEVA, encoded by the coding sequence ATGAGCAAGCGACAGATCAGACTCGGCGCCATGATCCACGGCGTCGGCCACGGTTGGGGCGAGTGGCGCCACCCGGACGCGCGGGCCGACGCCAGCGTCGACTTCTCCTTCTACAAACGCCAGGCGCAACTGGCCGAGGCGGCGAAGTTCGACTTCGCCTTCATCGCCGACAGCCTGCATATCCATGAGAAATCCAGCCCGCACTACCTCAACCGCTTCGAGCCGCTGACCGTACTCTCCGGACTGGCAGCGGTGACCGAGCACATCGGCCTGGTGGCGACCATCACCGTCAGCTACACCGAGCCGTTCCAGGTGGCGCGCCAGCTCGCCTCGCTGGACCATATCAGCGGCGGCCGCGCCGGCTGGAACGTGGTCACCTCCTGGCTGTCCGGCACTGCCGACAACTTCGGCAAAGCCGAACACCCGCCGCACGCGCTGCGCTACCGCATCGCCCGCGAGCATGTCGAGGTGGTCAAGGGCCTGTGGGATTCCTGGGAAGACGACGCCTTCGTACGCGACAAGACCAGCGGTACCTTCTTCACTCCCGGCAAACTGCACACGCTCGGCCACCAGGGCGAGTTCTTCACGGTCAAGGGGCCGCTGAACATCGCCCGCTCGCCCCAGGGCCAGCCGCTGATCTTCCAGGCCGGCACTTCCGAGGACGGACGCGAGTTCGCCGCGCGCAACGCCGATGCGATCTTCGTCAGTCCGGAATCCTTCGAAGAAGCCCGCGACTACTACCAGGACTTGAAACGCCGCGCCGCCGAGGCCGGGCGTAACCCGGACGATTTGTACATCCTGCCCGGCATCCGCCCCATCGTCGGCCGCGACGAGCAGGACGTGGAAGAGCGCTACCGCCAGGCGGTCGAGCTGGTCAGTCTGGACGAAGCCATCACCGCCCTCGGCCGCCCGTTCAACGACTACGACTTCAGCGCCCACGACCCGGACGCACCCTTCCCCGCCCAGGACAGCCTGGCAGCGCTGGGCAAGGAGAGCAGCCGTGGCTTCGCCGAGCGCATCCTCAAGCTGGTCGCCGAGGAAAACCCGACCTTGCGTGAGGTAGCACTGCGCGTGGCCCAGCCACGCCGGGATTTCGTCGGCACCGCGCAGCAGGTGGCGGATGCGCTGCAACACTGGTTCGAACAAGGCGCCGCCGACGGCTTCATCGTCAACTCGCTGCTGCCCGATGGCCTGGAGAAATTCACCGAGCTGGTGGTGCCGGTGCTGCAGGAACGTGGCCTGCTGCGCCGCGAATACAGCGGCAAGACCCTGCGCGACAACTTCGGACTGGCCGTCCCGGCCAACCGCAACACCCTGCGCCGCACACAAGGAGAAGTGGCATGA
- a CDS encoding transposase: MPNYRRAREGSLFFFTLVTARRRPLFEQAKVRQALREAVQHVCRRYPFGIHGWVLLPDHLHCIWELPDTNYSRRWSMIKRLASQTLSSPVFMLSASQCARREAGLWQRRFWEHRIRDGSDYQRHMDYLHWNPVKHGLIGRVADWPWSSFHRLQREGIYPLEWGGSGVETGDFGE; encoded by the coding sequence ATGCCCAACTACCGTCGTGCCAGGGAAGGCTCGCTGTTCTTCTTTACCCTGGTGACCGCCAGGCGGCGGCCGCTGTTTGAACAGGCGAAGGTGCGGCAGGCTTTGCGCGAGGCCGTTCAGCATGTCTGCCGGCGCTATCCCTTTGGTATTCATGGTTGGGTACTGCTACCTGATCATCTGCACTGCATATGGGAATTGCCCGACACGAACTACTCCAGGCGCTGGTCGATGATCAAACGCCTGGCCAGCCAGACATTGTCATCGCCCGTGTTCATGCTTTCCGCCAGCCAGTGCGCCAGGCGTGAGGCCGGCTTGTGGCAGCGTCGCTTCTGGGAGCACCGTATTCGCGACGGGAGCGACTACCAGCGGCATATGGACTACCTGCACTGGAACCCGGTCAAGCATGGCCTGATCGGGCGTGTGGCCGACTGGCCCTGGTCGAGTTTCCATCGTCTGCAACGCGAGGGTATCTATCCGCTGGAGTGGGGTGGCTCGGGAGTGGAGACGGGGGATTTCGGTGAGTGA
- a CDS encoding FAD-dependent oxidoreductase translates to MSDVPPLPTLELDTDILIVGGGMAGAWAAVAARQAGAEVVLVDKGYCGTSGVTAAAGPGHWWVEPEQRDSAVETRAIPTLGLADKRWMRRILDETWEWLPTLAPWYDFGTDEHGKTWYGAVRGPEYMRALRQRIEQAGVTILDHSPALELLRRADGSIGGARGWQTRQRRAWQVRAAGVILAAGGCAFRSHLLGSGNNTGDGFLMAAEAGAELSGMEFSREYCVAQAHTGMTRSMIYSFATYYDASGQVVAPVEGPDPSMRTAGLAQALLRGPVYCNLHHTPEDIREQLPEISPNVQLLFDRAGLAPYERPFEVTLRAEGTIRGTGGLRVIDEHCQTHVPGLYAIGDSATRVLVAGANTGGGAVNAAWALSSGIWAGRAVAALAQRAGRRLDEPVDAIGQAGLRPSEAPRPDSGDAARISETVRNEMLPLEKNFFRTGEKLQHSLATLDAAWDDLRRHLGGAANEQVRNRESAALVATARWCYRAALERKESRGLHFRSDLPQTDDSLAYRLATGGLDRVWVRREEAPVPQRLEPQELPA, encoded by the coding sequence ATGTCCGATGTACCTCCCCTGCCCACACTCGAACTGGATACCGACATCTTGATCGTCGGTGGCGGCATGGCCGGTGCCTGGGCGGCGGTGGCGGCGCGCCAGGCGGGGGCCGAAGTGGTGCTGGTGGACAAGGGCTATTGCGGCACCAGCGGCGTCACCGCCGCCGCCGGGCCGGGGCACTGGTGGGTCGAGCCGGAGCAGCGCGACAGCGCGGTGGAGACCCGCGCCATCCCCACACTGGGGCTGGCCGACAAGCGCTGGATGCGACGCATCCTCGACGAGACCTGGGAGTGGCTGCCGACCCTGGCCCCCTGGTACGACTTCGGCACCGACGAGCACGGCAAGACCTGGTACGGCGCGGTGCGCGGTCCGGAATACATGCGTGCCCTGCGCCAACGCATCGAGCAGGCCGGTGTCACCATCCTCGACCACAGCCCGGCGCTGGAGCTGCTGCGCCGCGCCGATGGCTCGATCGGCGGCGCACGCGGCTGGCAGACCCGCCAGCGCCGGGCCTGGCAGGTCCGCGCCGCCGGGGTGATTCTCGCGGCAGGCGGTTGTGCCTTCAGGTCGCACCTGCTCGGCAGCGGCAACAACACCGGCGATGGCTTCCTGATGGCCGCCGAAGCAGGCGCCGAGCTGTCCGGCATGGAGTTCTCGCGCGAGTACTGCGTTGCCCAGGCACACACCGGCATGACCCGCAGCATGATCTACTCCTTCGCCACCTACTACGACGCCAGCGGCCAGGTGGTGGCGCCGGTGGAAGGCCCGGACCCATCGATGCGCACCGCTGGGCTGGCCCAGGCGCTGCTGCGCGGGCCGGTGTACTGCAACCTGCACCACACGCCGGAAGACATCCGCGAACAACTGCCGGAAATCTCCCCCAACGTGCAGTTGCTGTTCGACCGTGCCGGCCTAGCCCCCTACGAGCGCCCCTTCGAAGTCACCCTGCGCGCCGAGGGCACCATCCGTGGCACCGGAGGCCTGCGGGTGATCGACGAGCATTGCCAGACCCACGTGCCCGGCCTCTACGCCATCGGCGACAGCGCCACCCGCGTGCTGGTGGCCGGCGCCAACACCGGCGGCGGCGCGGTCAATGCCGCCTGGGCGCTGTCCTCGGGTATCTGGGCCGGACGCGCCGTCGCCGCCCTGGCGCAACGCGCCGGGCGACGCCTGGACGAACCCGTGGACGCCATCGGCCAGGCCGGCCTGCGCCCCAGCGAAGCGCCGCGCCCGGACAGTGGCGATGCAGCGCGTATCAGTGAAACCGTGCGCAACGAGATGCTGCCGCTAGAGAAGAACTTCTTCCGCACCGGCGAGAAACTCCAGCACTCTCTGGCCACCCTCGATGCTGCCTGGGACGACCTGCGTCGCCACCTCGGCGGCGCAGCCAACGAACAGGTGCGCAACCGCGAGAGCGCTGCCCTGGTCGCCACCGCCCGCTGGTGCTACCGCGCCGCATTGGAACGCAAGGAAAGCCGTGGCCTGCACTTTCGCAGCGACCTGCCGCAGACCGACGACAGCCTCGCCTATCGCCTCGCCACCGGCGGCCTCGACCGCGTCTGGGTGCGCCGCGAGGAAGCCCCTGTCCCGCAACGGCTAGAACCCCAGGAGTTGCCGGCATGA
- a CDS encoding ABC transporter substrate-binding protein, which yields MSIRPSLIALLGLALALASPLTLAADLQPLRVANQKSSLKLLLDAAGELDNLPYRIDWSEFAAAAPLGEALNAGAVDVGALGDAPYVFALGAGAPLKVIAITHADGRFSTSILVPKDSPLHSVADLKGKRIVTNRGSIGHYLVIRALQDAGLKTADVTFVNLLPTDARSALESGNADAWSTWDPYTTIAITQNGARILRKGDDLLSNHLYLAATSQAIADKRVQLDDFVQRLDRAWQWVNQHPEAYARAQAKVTGLPLEVHLTSASNTDFRPVAITAQVIDGLQKTADIYLAEGVLTRPVDVSQGFDASFNTVRELPDSLPISHTQPQ from the coding sequence ATGTCGATCCGCCCATCCCTGATTGCGCTGCTCGGCCTTGCCCTAGCGCTCGCCTCGCCGCTTACGCTGGCCGCCGACTTGCAGCCCTTGCGCGTGGCCAACCAGAAGTCCTCGCTCAAGCTGCTGCTGGACGCCGCCGGCGAGCTGGACAATCTGCCCTACCGCATCGACTGGTCGGAGTTCGCCGCCGCCGCGCCGCTGGGCGAAGCGCTCAATGCCGGCGCGGTGGACGTCGGTGCCCTCGGCGATGCGCCCTATGTGTTCGCCCTCGGTGCTGGAGCGCCGCTCAAGGTGATCGCCATCACCCATGCCGACGGGCGTTTCAGCACCTCCATCCTGGTACCCAAGGACTCCCCGCTGCACAGCGTGGCCGACCTCAAGGGCAAGCGCATCGTCACCAACCGTGGCTCCATCGGCCACTACCTGGTGATCCGTGCGTTGCAGGATGCCGGGCTGAAAACCGCCGACGTGACCTTTGTCAACCTGCTGCCCACCGACGCCCGCAGTGCCCTGGAAAGCGGCAACGCCGATGCCTGGTCGACCTGGGACCCGTACACCACCATCGCCATCACCCAGAACGGCGCACGCATCCTGCGCAAAGGCGACGACCTGCTGAGCAACCACCTCTACCTGGCCGCCACCAGTCAGGCCATCGCTGACAAACGTGTGCAACTGGACGATTTCGTCCAGCGCCTCGACCGCGCCTGGCAATGGGTGAACCAGCACCCCGAGGCTTATGCCAGGGCCCAGGCGAAGGTCACCGGCCTGCCCCTCGAGGTGCACCTGACCTCGGCCAGCAACACCGACTTCCGCCCGGTGGCGATCACCGCGCAGGTCATCGACGGCTTGCAGAAGACCGCCGACATCTACCTCGCGGAAGGCGTGCTGACGCGTCCGGTGGACGTGTCCCAGGGTTTCGACGCCAGCTTCAACACAGTGCGCGAACTGCCCGACAGCCTGCCCATCAGCCACACCCAACCCCAGTGA
- a CDS encoding peroxiredoxin-like family protein, which translates to MSESINQLLADLHAERERTWAPEALKINIDQRRTLVEQADPARFVKVGDSLEPFSLAPVEGGTLGLEALIANGPAVLVFFRFAGCPACNIAIPYYERNLQPALRERGVPLVAISPQVPERLKEIKERHALTLQVASDPLNALGRRLGILYEFDEASRQSSLAKGPGIGDVTGTGTWELPQPTVLVIGQDRRVHFAEVSPDWLVRSEAQPIIDAVDTLLEQDTRASKRA; encoded by the coding sequence ATGAGCGAATCGATCAACCAGTTGCTGGCCGACCTGCACGCCGAGCGCGAACGCACCTGGGCACCAGAGGCCCTGAAGATCAACATCGACCAGCGCCGCACCCTGGTCGAGCAGGCCGACCCGGCGCGCTTCGTCAAGGTCGGCGACAGCCTCGAACCGTTCAGCCTGGCGCCGGTCGAGGGCGGCACGCTGGGGCTGGAAGCATTGATCGCCAACGGCCCGGCGGTGCTGGTGTTCTTCCGCTTCGCCGGCTGCCCGGCCTGCAACATCGCCATCCCCTACTACGAGCGCAATCTGCAACCTGCGCTGCGCGAGCGCGGCGTACCGCTGGTGGCGATCAGCCCGCAGGTGCCCGAACGCCTGAAGGAGATCAAGGAGCGCCACGCACTGACCCTGCAGGTGGCCAGCGACCCGCTCAACGCCCTCGGCCGACGCCTGGGCATCCTCTATGAATTCGACGAAGCCTCGCGCCAGTCTTCCCTGGCCAAGGGACCGGGCATCGGCGACGTCACCGGCACCGGTACCTGGGAGCTGCCGCAACCGACCGTACTGGTGATCGGCCAGGACCGCCGCGTGCACTTCGCCGAGGTCAGCCCGGACTGGCTGGTACGCAGCGAGGCACAGCCGATCATCGACGCGGTGGATACGCTGCTGGAGCAGGACACCCGCGCCAGCAAACGCGCGTAG